A single genomic interval of Trichocoleus sp. harbors:
- a CDS encoding photosystem II protein D2 translates to EIRAAEDPEFETFYTKNILLNEGIRAWMAPQDQPHENFVFPEEVLPRGNAL, encoded by the coding sequence GGAGATTCGTGCTGCTGAGGACCCTGAGTTTGAGACGTTCTACACGAAGAACATTTTGCTGAATGAGGGTATCCGCGCTTGGATGGCTCCTCAAGATCAGCCGCATGAGAACTTTGTATTCCCTGAAGAGGTACTGCCACGCGGTAACGCTCTCTAG